A genomic window from Candidatus Bipolaricaulota bacterium includes:
- a CDS encoding DEAD/DEAH box helicase, with translation MSFEKFPFDRRIVAGIQAAGYITPTPIQDQAIPLVLEGRDVLGIAQTGTGKTAAFILPILQRLLRERSRHVRALILAPTRELAEQIHQTAVELGRETGVRSVSIYGGVSKRPQLAALRRGAEIVVACPGRLLDHMGARAIDLSRVEVLVLDEADRMCDMGFLPDIRRIIRSLPKERQTLFFSATMPPDIRALADRILTNPATVQIGMIAPVETVSHALYPVPSTLKKGLLAAMLKRTATGRVLIFTRTKHRARSLAPYLKKQGHRAAALQGDMTQNQRQNAINGFRSGKYDILVATDIAARGIDVTNISHVINYDMPDTVDAYTHRIGRTGRAERTGEAFTLATYADALMVRDIEKLLGEKLERRRLDGFEYGEFDPEQQFRVVRSAQSRLGARSYRPRGRMRGRNAKATW, from the coding sequence GTGAGTTTTGAGAAATTTCCGTTCGACCGGCGCATTGTCGCCGGGATCCAAGCAGCCGGGTACATCACCCCCACCCCGATTCAGGACCAGGCGATCCCGCTCGTGCTCGAAGGGCGCGACGTTCTGGGGATAGCACAGACAGGAACGGGTAAGACAGCGGCATTCATCCTGCCGATCCTGCAGCGCCTGCTCAGGGAGCGATCGCGGCACGTGCGCGCACTCATCCTTGCGCCGACGCGCGAGCTGGCGGAGCAGATCCATCAGACAGCGGTCGAGCTCGGCCGAGAGACGGGCGTGCGCAGCGTCTCCATCTACGGCGGGGTGAGCAAACGTCCTCAGCTTGCCGCGCTGCGCCGCGGGGCGGAGATCGTGGTCGCCTGTCCGGGGCGGCTTCTCGATCACATGGGCGCGAGGGCGATCGATCTATCGCGTGTAGAGGTGCTGGTCCTTGACGAGGCGGACCGCATGTGCGATATGGGATTCCTTCCCGATATTCGTCGGATCATCCGCAGTTTGCCGAAGGAGCGCCAGACCCTGTTCTTCTCAGCGACCATGCCGCCGGATATCCGCGCTCTGGCCGACAGGATCCTCACGAATCCGGCAACGGTGCAAATCGGGATGATCGCACCGGTGGAGACGGTCTCCCACGCCCTCTACCCCGTGCCGAGCACCCTGAAGAAGGGACTGCTTGCTGCAATGCTGAAACGGACCGCGACCGGGCGGGTTCTGATCTTCACCCGGACCAAGCACCGCGCTCGCAGCCTTGCCCCATACCTGAAGAAGCAGGGACACCGCGCCGCGGCCCTGCAGGGGGACATGACGCAGAACCAGCGGCAGAACGCGATCAACGGCTTTCGCAGCGGCAAGTACGATATCCTTGTCGCCACTGACATCGCCGCCCGCGGGATCGACGTGACGAACATATCACACGTGATCAACTACGACATGCCCGATACGGTCGACGCCTACACCCACCGCATCGGTCGCACCGGCCGCGCCGAGCGGACTGGGGAAGCGTTCACCCTTGCCACGTACGCGGATGCGTTGATGGTGCGCGATATCGAGAAGCTCCTCGGCGAGAAGCTCGAGCGACGGCGCCTGGACGGATTTGAGTACGGGGAGTTCGATCCAGAACAGCAATTCCGGGTGGTAAGATCCGCCCAATCGCGTTTGGGTGCCAGGTCCTACCGCCCCCGCGGGCGGATGCGCGGCCGGAACGCGAAGGCGACCTGGTAG
- a CDS encoding ABC transporter ATP-binding protein encodes MQITIENLCKHFGKVKAVDNLNLEIDDKEFVAFLGPSGCGKTTTLLMIAGIYKPTSGYIRFGDKVVNHLLPKERNIGMVFQSYALYPHMTVFDNIAYPLTLKKIRGKEKKQRVQRVADMMGIGELLDRKPAQLSGGQQQRVAVARALVKEPAILLFDEPLSNLDAKLRLRMRGEIKRLQEDLSVTSIYVTHDQVEAMTMANRIAVMNHGVLQTYGTPNQLYEYPETLFVAGFIGSPPMNFLKATLKQEEDGLYLVRRELKIRLPEEMSAQVEPSNVSSQVIMGIRPEDVHIVPAGEGNFDAEIYVVEPLGREDLVSFRLGEEEFRALVPAPFNGEVGTVMGLKLTVEKIHLFDPDSESSILHRAK; translated from the coding sequence ATGCAAATAACCATTGAGAATCTATGTAAGCACTTCGGCAAGGTAAAGGCCGTGGATAACCTCAACCTGGAGATCGATGACAAGGAATTCGTCGCCTTTCTGGGTCCTTCAGGATGCGGCAAGACCACCACCCTCCTCATGATCGCTGGCATCTATAAGCCAACCTCGGGTTACATCCGATTCGGAGACAAGGTGGTGAACCACCTGCTGCCGAAGGAACGCAACATCGGTATGGTGTTTCAAAGTTACGCCCTTTATCCCCATATGACCGTCTTCGATAATATTGCTTACCCATTGACCCTGAAGAAGATACGCGGAAAGGAAAAGAAACAGAGAGTTCAGAGAGTAGCCGACATGATGGGGATCGGAGAACTCCTGGACCGCAAGCCAGCCCAGCTCTCCGGTGGGCAGCAACAACGGGTGGCTGTCGCGAGGGCTTTGGTCAAGGAACCGGCCATCCTACTGTTCGATGAACCGCTATCAAACCTGGACGCTAAGCTACGGCTGCGCATGCGTGGAGAGATCAAACGGTTACAGGAAGATCTAAGTGTTACCTCCATCTACGTAACTCATGATCAGGTAGAAGCAATGACCATGGCCAACAGGATCGCGGTGATGAACCACGGCGTACTGCAGACCTACGGCACTCCTAACCAATTATACGAGTATCCGGAGACTCTGTTCGTAGCCGGGTTCATCGGCTCGCCTCCGATGAACTTCCTCAAAGCAACCCTCAAACAGGAAGAAGATGGGCTCTACCTCGTGAGGCGGGAATTGAAGATCCGGCTGCCGGAAGAGATGAGCGCTCAGGTCGAACCGAGCAACGTCTCCTCCCAAGTGATCATGGGCATCCGCCCCGAAGACGTGCATATCGTCCCGGCTGGTGAAGGGAATTTTGACGCAGAGATCTATGTGGTCGAACCGTTGGGGCGGGAGGACCTGGTGAGCTTCCGGTTGGGGGAGGAGGAGTTCCGGGCACTGGTGCCAGCCCCTTTCAACGGAGAGGTCGGAACGGTCATGGGCTTGAAACTGACCGTGGAGAAGATCCATCTATTCGATCCCGATTCGGAAAGCTCCATTCTGCATAGAGCGAAATAA
- a CDS encoding carbohydrate ABC transporter permease, translating into MWKAGLAYIVLLIPTLFLLLGYAWLIIASFSSRTEGLKPIGWTLSNWRFLWESPFGGGYSNIWPVTLNTLVMSLVMTAIVVAVASLAAYPLSRMKFAGRKGFLSLTLILHAFPSVTLLIPIYFVLLWIQKIPFIGRGIPLIGGFGYNTLGGVALVMVAFQLPFGIWVMKGFFDNISWDMERSAMIDGASRIKIWWQILMPNIKPGIAALSIFSFLTAWNAYIIPVTFTIGATGHSSVLSLYLQNFISESVMTEWNAVAAVGLFQLIPVLLFFLFTQESLLSIYGGGKKGGV; encoded by the coding sequence ATGTGGAAAGCCGGACTTGCTTACATCGTGCTGCTTATCCCCACCCTGTTCCTCCTCCTGGGGTATGCATGGTTGATCATCGCCTCGTTCTCCTCCAGAACGGAGGGGCTAAAGCCGATCGGATGGACGCTGTCCAACTGGCGATTCTTGTGGGAATCACCCTTCGGAGGCGGATATTCCAACATCTGGCCCGTCACTCTTAATACCCTTGTGATGTCGCTTGTTATGACAGCCATTGTCGTTGCAGTTGCATCCTTGGCCGCTTATCCCCTCTCCCGGATGAAGTTTGCCGGTCGAAAAGGATTCCTATCCCTTACCCTGATCCTTCATGCCTTTCCCAGCGTCACCCTTCTTATTCCCATTTATTTCGTACTCCTCTGGATTCAGAAGATTCCTTTCATAGGGCGTGGAATACCGCTGATCGGAGGGTTCGGTTACAACACTCTCGGTGGTGTGGCTCTGGTTATGGTTGCCTTCCAGCTTCCGTTCGGCATCTGGGTGATGAAGGGATTCTTCGACAACATCTCTTGGGACATGGAGCGCTCCGCAATGATCGACGGAGCATCGCGAATCAAGATATGGTGGCAGATCCTGATGCCCAACATAAAGCCGGGAATCGCAGCGTTGTCGATATTTTCATTTCTGACTGCATGGAATGCATACATAATTCCCGTTACCTTCACCATCGGCGCTACCGGGCACTCATCCGTCCTGTCCCTGTACCTGCAAAATTTCATCAGCGAGTCCGTGATGACTGAGTGGAACGCAGTGGCGGCCGTTGGGCTTTTCCAGTTAATACCGGTGCTGCTCTTCTTCCTGTTCACTCAGGAATCGCTGCTCAGCATCTACGGAGGCGGGAAAAAAGGAGGCGTATAA
- a CDS encoding sugar ABC transporter permease — protein MRKFKTLQGLNGRISPYLFLSPSLILILLFFLIPLIMVFILSFTNLDMTNFGILEWWNPKNWSLTNYVRIFNNHFFPKILLNTIMYTGLTLIFFNVGMGLLLALITTHIRRRTGFAFRAAWLLPRITPVVVYVMMWKAMAGPAPMGIINDYFLRPLGIGSGEYLLMTNPWVFVILVNGFIGASFGMILLSSAIESIPKDYIIASKVDGGSTWQTIRYVELPMIKWPLLFVTTYQTLSLLTSFEQILLLTDGGPGLYQTEVWSLMAYHRAFATYYGNTQWGYGAAWSVVLVIIGIVMAVIYMRVFKFGELLQEPKIETL, from the coding sequence ATGCGAAAATTCAAAACCCTGCAAGGACTAAACGGCCGAATCTCGCCGTACCTCTTCTTGTCGCCGTCCCTGATCCTCATACTCCTCTTCTTCCTGATCCCGTTGATCATGGTTTTTATCTTGAGTTTTACCAATCTCGACATGACCAATTTCGGGATCCTCGAGTGGTGGAATCCCAAGAATTGGAGCCTCACTAACTACGTGAGGATCTTCAACAACCACTTCTTCCCGAAGATTCTGCTCAACACCATCATGTACACAGGGCTGACTCTGATCTTCTTTAACGTGGGGATGGGACTGCTCCTCGCCCTGATAACCACCCACATAAGACGCCGTACCGGGTTTGCATTTCGGGCCGCTTGGCTTCTGCCACGCATCACCCCCGTGGTCGTCTACGTCATGATGTGGAAAGCGATGGCGGGGCCGGCACCGATGGGGATCATAAATGATTATTTCCTGCGTCCGTTGGGAATCGGCTCAGGAGAATACCTTCTCATGACAAATCCATGGGTGTTTGTCATCTTGGTCAACGGTTTCATCGGGGCGTCGTTCGGCATGATTCTCTTGAGCTCAGCAATCGAATCGATCCCGAAGGACTACATCATCGCCTCCAAGGTGGATGGCGGGAGCACCTGGCAGACCATACGATACGTTGAGCTTCCCATGATCAAATGGCCCCTTCTGTTCGTCACCACTTATCAGACGCTATCACTTTTAACATCGTTCGAGCAGATATTGCTCCTTACGGACGGAGGCCCCGGGCTCTACCAGACAGAGGTCTGGTCACTGATGGCCTATCATCGGGCTTTCGCCACTTACTATGGAAACACCCAATGGGGCTACGGAGCAGCGTGGTCGGTTGTCCTAGTGATCATAGGTATCGTCATGGCGGTTATCTACATGCGGGTGTTCAAATTCGGTGAACTGCTCCAGGAACCGAAGATAGAAACCCTGTGA
- a CDS encoding extracellular solute-binding protein produces MKKVGLLILILVGGLLLSGMLFTALAQDNTQTIVITVRTNATPPMENWRGNNFILAAKELNADLEAAGDPRRVEVKIVQDHANWSDYKKEFVLSYGAGKSPDIWLSGHEDVATQAAAGRIIALDDLLKEFPKFNNVIDALWQSCTYKGNIWAVPQDTEARPLYWNKSLLKQLGWSDEKIAGLPDAIKNGEFTLDDMLATAKEAVDKGIVPDGNGFWTRPKNGGDFTAFYYDFGGQTIDPTSGKLVFDKAAGLKYYKFFYDAAQKYGSMKCLGLGWSEAWHPTITSGKVLFWLGGTWQWAEWGTVYLKDKGGEDYEWENFGFGLIPAAEKGGKPVTLSHPLVYMISSQCKYPDLALALIAKVTDYGPNTRHALSSTHLGILKGQTNYIFYKKSRLLSDTLYMLDYTTFLPNNPYWGSYSTITYNALAAVVSGDLTPEKAVDFVVDQLTNELGDKVIIR; encoded by the coding sequence ATGAAGAAAGTTGGCCTTCTGATTCTGATACTGGTAGGGGGATTGCTACTGAGCGGAATGCTCTTCACCGCTCTGGCCCAGGACAACACTCAGACCATCGTCATAACGGTCCGCACCAATGCCACTCCTCCGATGGAGAATTGGCGCGGGAACAACTTCATCCTGGCAGCAAAAGAGCTCAATGCTGATCTGGAGGCAGCGGGCGATCCGCGGAGAGTGGAAGTAAAAATCGTGCAGGATCATGCGAACTGGAGTGACTACAAGAAGGAGTTCGTCCTCAGTTACGGCGCCGGCAAGTCCCCGGACATCTGGCTCTCGGGGCATGAGGACGTCGCAACCCAGGCCGCGGCGGGCCGCATCATCGCACTGGACGACCTGCTCAAGGAATTTCCGAAGTTCAACAACGTCATCGACGCCCTTTGGCAGTCCTGCACGTATAAGGGGAACATCTGGGCGGTGCCGCAGGACACCGAAGCTCGCCCCCTGTACTGGAACAAGTCCCTGCTGAAGCAGCTCGGCTGGTCGGACGAGAAGATCGCCGGACTTCCCGACGCAATCAAGAACGGTGAATTCACCCTCGACGATATGCTGGCGACCGCCAAGGAAGCCGTGGACAAGGGAATCGTCCCGGATGGTAACGGCTTCTGGACGCGCCCGAAGAACGGAGGGGACTTTACCGCCTTCTACTACGATTTCGGCGGGCAGACGATCGACCCGACGAGCGGCAAGCTGGTCTTCGATAAGGCCGCCGGTCTCAAGTACTACAAGTTCTTCTACGACGCCGCTCAGAAATACGGATCGATGAAGTGCTTGGGATTGGGCTGGTCAGAGGCCTGGCACCCGACGATAACGAGCGGGAAAGTCCTGTTCTGGTTGGGTGGAACATGGCAGTGGGCCGAATGGGGTACGGTGTACCTCAAGGACAAGGGCGGCGAGGATTATGAATGGGAGAACTTTGGATTCGGGCTCATCCCCGCTGCCGAAAAAGGCGGCAAGCCCGTCACTTTGAGTCACCCATTGGTATACATGATCAGCTCCCAGTGCAAGTATCCGGATCTGGCACTGGCGTTGATCGCGAAAGTCACCGACTACGGTCCGAACACCCGCCACGCTCTGAGCAGCACTCACTTGGGTATCCTCAAGGGACAGACGAACTACATCTTCTACAAGAAGTCCCGTCTCCTGAGCGATACTCTGTACATGCTGGACTACACGACCTTCCTTCCCAACAACCCGTACTGGGGATCCTATTCGACCATCACCTACAACGCTCTGGCCGCTGTAGTCTCGGGTGATCTCACCCCGGAAAAGGCCGTGGATTTCGTGGTGGATCAACTTACCAACGAGTTGGGTGACAAAGTGATCATCCGCTAG
- a CDS encoding LacI family DNA-binding transcriptional regulator, translated as MVTIKDIAREVGVSPSTVSRALSDSPLISQATKEQVHAVAKRLGYERNELARALVKGTSEAIGLVVPDITNPFFADIARGVGEVAHAFGYGVILCNTAESLERGLNYIRLLRRKRVDGLIITNATRNDPVAKQLAGSKTPFILVSRLWEGIETSYVIGDDHYGARQAVEHLISLGHKRIGFIGGPAAVQSSNDRMQTYREVLQEHGLTPQEEWIRYADFTQRAGREAGRRMLSLTVRPTAIFAANDVTALGVLEAAEDLGISVPDDLSIVGYDDISYASLPRIQLTTVAQPAFEMGKIATDWLISTIVGRHQRLLHRVLKPHLVVRCTTSKPST; from the coding sequence ATGGTAACAATCAAGGATATCGCACGAGAGGTAGGGGTCTCACCATCTACGGTCTCCCGTGCATTGAGCGACAGCCCGCTCATCAGTCAAGCGACAAAGGAGCAGGTGCATGCCGTTGCCAAGCGGCTCGGTTACGAGCGGAATGAGTTGGCGCGCGCCTTGGTCAAAGGGACTTCGGAGGCGATCGGGTTGGTGGTGCCGGACATCACCAACCCGTTCTTCGCTGACATCGCCCGCGGGGTGGGCGAGGTAGCCCATGCCTTCGGGTACGGGGTGATCCTGTGCAACACCGCCGAGAGCCTCGAACGGGGATTGAATTACATCCGGCTCTTACGCCGCAAGCGGGTGGACGGGCTGATCATAACCAATGCCACCCGCAACGATCCGGTTGCAAAACAGCTTGCCGGATCTAAAACCCCCTTCATTCTTGTCTCCCGCCTGTGGGAAGGCATAGAGACCTCCTATGTAATCGGCGACGATCATTACGGAGCGCGCCAGGCTGTTGAGCACTTGATCTCCCTGGGCCACAAGCGGATCGGGTTCATCGGTGGCCCGGCCGCGGTGCAATCGAGCAACGACCGGATGCAGACGTACCGGGAGGTCCTTCAAGAACACGGTCTTACTCCACAGGAGGAATGGATTCGTTACGCGGACTTCACACAGCGGGCGGGACGCGAGGCCGGCCGCCGCATGCTGTCCCTCACCGTAAGGCCGACCGCCATCTTTGCGGCAAACGATGTGACCGCCCTCGGGGTGTTGGAGGCTGCAGAGGACCTTGGAATTTCCGTTCCCGATGACCTTTCAATCGTAGGTTATGACGACATAAGTTACGCATCACTCCCCAGAATTCAGCTGACCACCGTCGCTCAACCGGCATTCGAGATGGGGAAAATCGCCACAGATTGGCTGATCTCCACGATAGTAGGAAGACACCAACGCCTTCTTCATCGCGTGTTGAAGCCGCATCTGGTGGTACGTTGCACTACTTCCAAGCCTTCCACTTGA
- a CDS encoding sugar phosphate isomerase/epimerase, with the protein MKNKLGLNIHSGRIDGDLKLLKRDLAAIQEAGADVAEIPVHGVDAIVNGHLRQGRTKKVRDILRTFDLEYTVHAPDRLNLVDFEYPEIQRKVFAASIRFAAEIGAKILVYHQGRLKSNGQGVTEEEAREIEIDELTELGHLAAKEGVTICVENIHSGLVHLVKMIKAVDEDSVQICSDFAHSYINACTLGYDFLRPIQMAKPFIRHAHVNDNFGKGKPESAPPYIEAMPMGIGDLHLPVGWGTIPYKDVFKLMSGYSGIYILELQERFVEDGPVMLKEALKDLRELITQAQSEKEE; encoded by the coding sequence ATGAAGAATAAACTCGGGCTCAACATCCATTCGGGGCGGATCGATGGGGACCTCAAGCTGCTGAAACGGGATCTTGCAGCCATCCAAGAAGCCGGCGCTGATGTGGCAGAGATACCGGTTCACGGGGTCGACGCGATCGTAAACGGGCATCTTCGACAAGGGAGGACCAAGAAGGTACGAGACATCTTGCGCACCTTCGATCTTGAATACACCGTCCATGCTCCGGATCGGCTCAACCTGGTAGATTTTGAGTATCCGGAAATTCAACGGAAGGTATTCGCAGCGAGCATCAGGTTCGCCGCCGAGATCGGGGCGAAGATCCTCGTCTACCACCAGGGAAGGCTGAAGAGCAATGGACAGGGAGTCACTGAGGAAGAGGCGCGTGAAATCGAGATCGACGAACTGACCGAGCTTGGACACCTGGCTGCGAAAGAGGGGGTCACGATCTGCGTGGAAAACATCCATTCCGGGCTCGTGCACCTGGTCAAGATGATAAAGGCCGTTGATGAAGATTCCGTCCAAATCTGCAGCGATTTCGCCCACTCCTACATCAATGCTTGCACCCTCGGATACGACTTCCTCAGGCCGATTCAGATGGCCAAGCCGTTCATCCGGCACGCCCATGTGAACGATAACTTCGGCAAGGGAAAGCCTGAATCAGCCCCTCCGTACATCGAAGCGATGCCGATGGGGATCGGGGATCTGCATCTTCCTGTCGGATGGGGAACCATCCCGTACAAAGACGTCTTCAAGCTCATGTCGGGATACTCGGGAATCTACATCCTCGAGCTGCAAGAGAGGTTTGTGGAGGATGGGCCGGTCATGCTCAAGGAGGCCCTAAAAGACCTGCGTGAGCTGATCACCCAAGCACAGTCGGAGAAGGAGGAATAA
- the asnS gene encoding asparagine--tRNA ligase: MRTITIDQGTRFIGEEVLIKGWLYNKRSSGKILFLEFRDGTGVIQGVLTKADDPNLFELADRLPRETSLIVSGALRAEPRAPGGCELGITGIEVVHEPTEPFPIELKEHTPQFLLDHRHLWIRTGRQVPILRVRDAVFRAVRGFFHEHGFVATEAPILTGTSVEGTTTLFPVDYFGEQAYLSQSGQLYLEATAMALGKVYWIGPAFRAEKSKTRKHLTEFWMAEAEMAFYEHADNLKLQEELINYVVNAVVAERARELKQLKRDVDKLLEEVELPFPRTTYAEAIRILQEAGQKIEYGDDFGAPHETALGDHFGKPVFIERFPARMKPFYMKRPSDDPSVALAADLIAPEGYGELIGGSQRVDTLEELERQLAEYNLPREPYEWYLDLRRYGSVPHAGFGLGMARTIAWICGVPHVRETIPFPRQINRLYP, encoded by the coding sequence ATGCGCACGATCACGATCGATCAGGGAACGCGGTTCATCGGTGAGGAGGTCCTCATCAAGGGGTGGCTGTACAACAAGCGGTCGAGCGGAAAGATCCTGTTCCTCGAATTTCGGGATGGGACAGGGGTGATCCAGGGGGTGCTCACCAAAGCCGATGATCCGAATCTGTTCGAACTTGCTGATCGCCTCCCCCGCGAGACTTCGCTCATCGTCTCCGGAGCCCTGCGTGCCGAACCGCGCGCTCCGGGCGGATGCGAGCTCGGGATCACCGGGATCGAGGTCGTGCACGAGCCGACCGAGCCGTTCCCGATCGAGCTGAAGGAGCATACCCCGCAGTTCCTCCTCGATCACCGCCATCTCTGGATCCGCACCGGCCGGCAGGTCCCGATCCTGCGGGTGCGGGACGCCGTCTTCCGCGCCGTGCGCGGATTCTTCCACGAGCACGGTTTTGTGGCGACCGAAGCGCCGATCCTCACCGGGACGTCGGTCGAGGGAACGACGACTCTGTTCCCGGTCGATTACTTCGGCGAACAGGCCTACCTCAGCCAGAGCGGGCAGCTGTACCTGGAGGCGACGGCGATGGCCCTGGGGAAGGTGTACTGGATCGGTCCGGCGTTCCGGGCGGAGAAATCGAAGACGAGAAAGCACCTGACCGAGTTCTGGATGGCCGAAGCGGAGATGGCGTTCTACGAACACGCCGACAACCTCAAGCTGCAGGAGGAGCTCATAAACTACGTGGTAAATGCGGTCGTCGCGGAGCGCGCCCGCGAGCTCAAGCAGTTGAAGCGCGACGTGGACAAGCTTCTGGAGGAGGTTGAACTCCCGTTCCCGCGGACGACCTACGCCGAGGCGATAAGGATCCTCCAGGAGGCGGGGCAAAAGATCGAGTACGGGGACGACTTCGGCGCCCCGCACGAGACCGCACTCGGGGATCACTTCGGCAAGCCCGTATTCATCGAGCGGTTTCCAGCGCGGATGAAGCCGTTCTATATGAAGCGCCCCTCCGATGACCCATCCGTCGCCCTCGCCGCTGACCTGATCGCGCCGGAAGGGTACGGCGAGCTGATCGGCGGGAGCCAGCGCGTCGATACCTTGGAGGAGCTCGAACGGCAGCTTGCGGAGTACAACCTCCCCCGGGAGCCGTACGAATGGTACCTCGACCTGCGCCGGTACGGATCCGTTCCCCACGCCGGGTTCGGCCTCGGGATGGCGCGCACGATCGCCTGGATCTGCGGCGTCCCCCACGTGAGGGAGACGATCCCGTTCCCCCGCCAGATAAACCGGCTCTATCCTTAA